In the Clostridium gelidum genome, ATTGCATATTATGATGAAATGACAGAAAAGAAGGAAATTAGTTATAATATAGAAAAACAATATATGGATAATTTAATTCATGAAATTGAAGAAAATAATGAAGAAGAAATTATAAAATGTGTTAATAAAATTTATACTAGCTTTAAAGAATTTAAGATAGATTTAGAAATTATAAAAATAAATATTAATTATTTATTATGTAATCTTATTAACATTGCAAAAGAGCTAGATTCTGAAGCTGATCAAGAGGAAGTAATGCAATATATTAGTTCCATTTCTTTTGAACAAGTTCTAAGTAGGGGAAGTGAAAAACATTTGCAAAGTTTTTCTTTAGAATTTTCAAGATATTTAAATCAATTAAGGCAAAATACATTTCAAGGAATTTTGAGCCATATTGATAGAGAAATTTCAGAACATTATATGGAAAAATTAAGTTTAAAATATCTAAGTGAAAAATATTATGTTAATAGTGCATATTTGGGACAAGTTTTTAAGAAACAATATAATGTATCATTTAAGGATTATTTAAATGCATATAGAATTGAAAGAGCAGCGGAATTACTTAAACGAAGTGATGATAAGATTTATAGTATAGCAGAAAAAGTTGGGTATAATAATACGGATTATTTTATTAATAAATTTGTTCAATTAAAAGAAAAGACACCTTTACAATACCGAAAACAGTTTTTTTAAATATTATATATAAAAGTTCATCTGCTAAGCAGGTGGATTTTTTGTTAGCGTGTATTTAATTATAAAATAATATATAATTAATGGAGTTGATATTATCAATAAGTGTACAAGGGGATGTTTTTATGAGTAAAGCAAGAAAATCAGAAATAACAGCAACTTTTAAAACGGATATAAAGATTGTTTGGGATGTTGTAACAAACAATAATGATTATAAGTGGCGTAGCGATATTGAACGCATTGAGATAATTGATAATGGAAATACTTTTATAGAATATACGCCAAATGGTATTTCAACAAAGTTTACAATTACAAAAAAGAATTTATATAATAGATATGAATTTAACTTGGAAAATAAAAATTTTACAGGTTCTTGGGTTGGAGATTTTTCAGAAATTGAAAAGGGTGGAACAAAAATTGTTTTTACTGAAAATATTTTTATTAAAAATCCTATAATTAGAGTTTTATCATATTTATTTATGGATTTAAAGAAAATACAAAATAATTACATTTTAGATTTAAAAAGAAAATTAGGTGAGGAATAGATTTATGAATATACAAATATTTGGAACTAAAAAATGTTTTGATACTAAAAAGGCAGATCGCTTTTTTAAGGAAAGAAAAATACAATTTCAATTTATTGATTTAAATGAGAAATCCATGAGCAAAGGTGAACTTAATAGTGTACTTCGCTCAGTAAATATTAATGATTTAATAAATAGTAAATGTAAAGAATATATGAAATTGAATTTTAATAATATTAGAAGCACTGAAATAAAAGCTGAATTGTTATTAAAGAATCAAAAAGTTATGAATACGCCTGTGGTAAGAAATGGTGGTGAAGCTACAGTTGGGTATAACTTAGAAGTATGGAATAAGTGGATAGAGAATAACTAATAATTTGAAGTACAGGTTAAATACACCAAGAGTTTTGATTGAAAGTCATGCATACTATATAGACTTTTTTAGAATACTAAATTTGAAGATTAATTTGGCATATGAAAGAAAACACCGTAATATAATGACTAGGTATTTAAAAAAATATGTATTAGAAAGGATATGAAGTATTTATGGCAAAAGCAGGAATGAGAAGACCAGATCCAAGTGATCCTCACGGGACCGAAAGTAATCATAAAACAAATTATAAAAAAAATGATTATAATAAAGTTCCAACAGAGATACAAGGAAAGGCTAAAGCAGGAAATACAAAAGCATCATCTATACAGTAAGAATAGAACTAAAAATACTGGGAATTTATTAAATCTAGGAATAAAGGATGGAATTATAAAATTCCATCCTTTATTTGTTTTGACAAAAAGAAAAAAATGTAGAATAATATACTATAATAAGTATGTTTTTGGTTGTAGTATAAATTAATAATTGAAAATACAAAAAAATTATTGGTGTGGCAGGTGGATGTATTATGGGAGAAAGAACCAAAACGATAAATTTTAATAAAATAGAACCAGGGATGAGAATAGCTAAAAATTTGGAACAGAACGGTAGAGTATTACTTAAACAAGATGTTCTAATAACGGATCAAATCATAACAAAATTAAAAAAAATGTATTATATCGAAAGCGTAGACGTTTATGATAATGAGACAGTAGAAAAGCAAGTAAGTATAGAAGATAAAAAACAAGCCGAAT is a window encoding:
- a CDS encoding SRPBCC family protein, producing MSKARKSEITATFKTDIKIVWDVVTNNNDYKWRSDIERIEIIDNGNTFIEYTPNGISTKFTITKKNLYNRYEFNLENKNFTGSWVGDFSEIEKGGTKIVFTENIFIKNPIIRVLSYLFMDLKKIQNNYILDLKRKLGEE
- a CDS encoding arsenate reductase family protein, translated to MNIQIFGTKKCFDTKKADRFFKERKIQFQFIDLNEKSMSKGELNSVLRSVNINDLINSKCKEYMKLNFNNIRSTEIKAELLLKNQKVMNTPVVRNGGEATVGYNLEVWNKWIENN